In Deltaproteobacteria bacterium, the sequence CAGCATGAAAAGGTCAGCGGCATTCTGGCGCCCGCCTGAGTCTCCCTGCCATCGCCAAACGCATGACAAATCTTGTCACACCGACCGATTGAGCAATCTCCTTAAACGAATGGCACAGTTTCCTTAAGCGAATGCCATTGGTCCTTGGCCCGCTCCGCCAAAGCGCGGCGAACTCTCTCGCGAGTATCTCGCTGAGGCAACCCCTGCAGCTTGCCGAGAACACCCTGCCCTTCCCACTCCTGAAGCAGCCGCTGCTCACTGAGCCCGCGCACGTCACCGGCGGTGACGGTCGCGGCGAGAGTGACGCCGATTCCCGGACGCGTGGCAAGCAGGCCGGCGAGTTGCCCGATCGTTTCGGCCCCCGCGGGCGTGAGATCGCTCCGCCCGACGCGACACGCGATCGGCGCCGGTCCGGCGGCGGCCTTATTCTTGTCGCCGCCGAACACGGCACCGACGAGCTTGAGTGGCGAGGCCAAGGCGTTCACGATGGCGCGCCGGAGTGCTCCGCCAACCACCGCGAGCACGTCAACCTTCGCCCCCTGCGCATCGGCCTCGATCGGGATGCCGAGCACAATGTCGCCGTGAACGTCGCGCATCAACGCCAGCGCCATCGAGAGCGGGATACCGAACTGCTGCTCGAACAACGACTCACCCGCTCCGCCCTCCAGGCCGAAATCGTGCAACGTCAGCCAGGTGTCGCTCCAGTAGCTCTCGCCGTTGAACGAAGCCTTCGTCGCGATCGACGCGTTGCCACTGGCGATGCGGTAGCTGGAGAAACTCGCCGCGTATGGGTTGAGCCGTGGCAGAGCGATTTGCTCACCGTTGAGTTCGATCCATCCTCGGCCAGATTTCTGCCCGCCGAAGATTTCGATCTTGCCGAGCACCGCGCTGGTCGCCTGAGCGCGGAGGTTGGCCACCGCGAGCGCCGGCCAGCGCAGTTCGCGCAGCTCAACCGCGAACGGAGCCAGATCGCCACCAAAGAAGGGAGTCACGGTCCGATCGACGACCGCGACACGGCCGCCCGCTAGACGGATCGAATCTACTTCCACCTCGATCGGTCGCGGCGGGGCCGCCGCCGAAGGCGCGGGCGCCTCGCTGGCAGGAGCCGAGGCCGGAGAGAATTTCGGGACTGCAATCCCCGTCGCCGTGCGGGCGAGCTGCACGGTCGGTCCGCCGAGCCGCAGATCGCCGATCACCGCACGCACTGGTCGCGGGGCCGCGGCCTGCGCCGCGGGCAGAAGTCTCGGGACGTACAAGTCCTTAATCGGCAGATCGAGCGATCGCACGCCCACACTGAAGGACTTGGAATCCGTTGCGGCAAGCTGGAAGTCGGCGACCGCGAGCCGACCGCGCAGATGCACGTCATCGGTGCGGCGCGCGGTGGCGGACGAGCCCGGCAGTACTCCCGGAATCTCCAGCTCGGTGATGGCCATGTCGAACGATCGCGCGCCCATCGTGAAACCCTGTGGCTCGGCATTGCCGAGCCGGAGTTCGGCGAGCGACAGGCGGCCGCGCAGGCGAAGATCACTCGACGTGAGCTGGCCCACATCCACCCCGGGCGCCGCTAGGCCGGCCTCGATCGTCAGCTCCGAGCCGAGTCGGCCGGCCTGCAGAAGATTGGATGGGAGCGCGCTCGTAACCGCCGCGAACTCCGCCAGCGGCAGGTTCGTGATTCGCACCGTGCCGGCGAAGGCAGGCGAAAAGAGGCGCAGTGCGCCCTCTGCGTTGACCGATCCCGCGCCCGCCGTCAGTGCCAACTGCATCCGCGCCCGCCGGTCGGTGTCACTGGCGAGGTCGCTCGTGGTGAGCCCGACGCCGACATCGAGTGACGCCGCCGCGTTAAGCAAGCGGATGCGCGATTCGGTAACGCGCAGCGACGAGACGGACCAGCGCCAGGGCGCGGCGGCCGGGCCGGCTGCCGGCGAAGCCGACGCGGAGGATGTCGGGTCCAGGGTCCGGCCGGCATTCGCCGGCGGACTGGACGCAGCGGCAAGCAACGGCAGAAGATCGCCGCCCAGTGGCCTCACGGGCAGTGAGGCCCCGACAATCTCGACCTCGCTGACGGCGACGCGGCGCCCGACCAGATCGAGTGTATCCAGCTTCACCGTAACGTTGCGCCAGGCCAACGCGGGTTCGTCGAGCTGCGGAACGCGCACGGCGACGTCACGCAGCGTCACCGTCCCGCGCAGCTCGTTTCGCGTTACCGTATCGAGCCGGTACGCAAGCGCCGCGTCGAGCGCGCCTTGCAAGGCGCTCCAGCCGACTGTGGGAATGTAAAGCCGGGTCTGGTGCAGTGGCAGATTCCGGGCCTCGAGGTCAGCTTCGAGGGCCGTCCCGCCTTCGCGCAACGTCAAGCGCGCGTCGAGCCGCAGTGCTCCCTGATCAAGCGCGAGGGCCAGGCGCATCCGCGACGGCTCGTCGTAGAGCCCGGGGCGCATTGCGATGTCGCTGACTTCGACGTGCTCGATGGTCACCTCGATCGGCTCACTCTCCTTGATCGTCAAGTCGTGGAAGCGCAGCCTGCCGTCGCGAAGCACGAGCCGATCGACGCCGAAACCCCAGCCCACGTTCGCTGGCGCCGGTGTTTCAGCGCCGAGCGTGCTCTGCGGCGCGGGCGTTGCCGCCGTAGCTGCGGGCGCGGCGCTCGCCGGCACTAGCGCCAGCAGGTTGAGCTGGCCATCTTCGAGCCGATCGAGCGCGACGCGCGGCGATTCCAGCACCACCTCACGCAGCCGCACGGTCTTACCCAGCAACTGCAGCCAGCGCAGCTCGACGGCAAGCCGCTTCCACGCCAACAGTGGCGGCGTGTCAGCCTCACCCGCGGCGGCGCGCACCGTCACATCACTCAGCCCTATCCCGCCCCACAGCAACGAGAGATCGACGTCGCCGATTTCCACCCGAGCATGCAGTGCTTGCGAGGCCTGTGAGACGAGAAGCCGACGCACGGCCTCGGGCAGTGCCGCCCGAATCACCAGCAGCACACCGAGCAACGCGATCCAGCGCCGCCAGCGGTTAAGCCAGGCGAAGCGAGCCGTCATGATACCTCGATGTGCACCGTCTCCCTGTGGCGTGGCCAATTACCAGATGAGCGAGAGCCTCAATGTGACCCACAAGCTGTTCCGCTTCGCCCCAGGCGACGGCCGGCTATCATACTCATCGCGGACCACGAACTTGGCGCTGATCGGGTCGATGAGTGGAGCCGTCAGCCCGGCTTCGGTGCGCAGCAAGTAGTCCGTGGTGAAATGCTGGTCCCCAGGGTGAACGTGGTGGGCTGCTTCGTCCGCACGGTGCCTAACTCAACCCGATCGAAAAACCGGTAGTGTCGGTCGTGCTCTGCTGCACGTTTAGGCCGAAATCGAGGCCGCCATCCCAGTAGCGCTCCGTGAGCCTATCGCGTCGCCATCGCACTCTGCCTCCTTTGCGCCTCCGTCTGGATGAGCTGAGTTCCCCCGCGAATGCCGGGCACAAGAGCACCCCAGGGGGGCGGGCCGGTCACGCTGCTTTCAGTTCGGACGTACAATGCGGGCAGCGCGTTGCCTTGATGGCGATCGCCGAGACACAGTACGGGCAGGCCTTGGTGATTGGTGCCGCTGCGGGCGGCTGCTGGAGCCGATTGACCTGCCGGATCAGAATGAAGATCGCGAAGGCGACGATCAGGAAGTCGAGCACGGTGTTGACGAACAGCCCGTAATTGATGGTGGGCGCCCCGGCCGCTTTCGCCGCCGCCAGGCTTGGGTAGGTCTCACCCGACAATGCGATAAACAGATTGGAGAAATCCATCCGGCCAAGCAGCAATCCCAGCGGGGGCATCAGAATGTCTCCCACGAACGAGGTGACGATCTTGCCAAACGCCGCGCCGATAATGATCCCCACGGCCATATCCACCACGTTGCCCCGCATCGCGAACTCTTTGAACTCTCTCAGCATGGCTCCACCCTCCCGAGTTCAGGTTCCTTTCCACCGCAGCACGGCACGGCCGCTGCCGCCACCGCGCCAGAGGTCTTGTGCGGGCGCGCGGCAGCAACTAGCCGCCGAGGCCTGCTTTGACTTTCTTCAGGACATCGATGTTCTTTTGCAGCCCGTCGACGTGCTGTTGCATGTCGACGATCGCCTCGCCGAGTTTCACGGCTGAGCCTAGCGCGCCACCCGATTCGCCGGCCCTTTCCAGCGCCTGTTTCCCGAGTTCTCCCAACTGCGCGTCGGCGCGACGCTGACTCACCGAGCCGCAAAGGAACCCGATGGCAAAGATGGTTCCGATCAGGCCGAGACGCACAATGCGACCGTTCCTCCCTGGCGACATAGCTTCCTCCTAAAGGCTACAACGGAGGTGCATCCTTGGCGACTTGCCACTCAGCTTCTCCGAGTTGCGCACTCCGAGCGGCGTCGCCGTGCGTACACCCCATTTCCCTACCGGCTAGTTTCTGTGTCATCTTGTGCCACAATGGTCCTTGTGGCTTCAAGGGGGCGGCTCGTCTGTGCTCCGGGCTTGTCGCCAGCGCTGGCCCCCGCAGATCGATTCCATCGTCGTCCTCCCCGATCACGCGCACACTGCCTGAACCTGCCCAGCTGGCACTGCGTCGTACTCGACGCGGTTGGGATACGTAAAGAAGGAATTCAGGATCGCGCAGGGCAGTGTCGAGAGGCCGCGCCACGGACCGGCCTCGCTCGGCTCGTGGCAACTGCCTCTGCCGCGCGGGCTTGCGGGGATGGAGATTGTGCCCTGGAAACGGGGTGTGTGCTGTGGCCCTATGAGCTGCCGCCCATGATCTCTTGGACCTCGCGATCGAAGTCCTCCGGCAGCACGTAATGGTGCTCGATGTGGCGGACCAGCCCGTCTTTACCGACAAACACCACGATCGGCACGTAGTTCACCTCGTAGTCGCGCAGTAGCTGCACGTTCTTGCCGGCCAGCATCGGGAACGGCAAACTGAACTGATCCTTGTAGCGGCGGATGAGCTTGTCGCTATCAGCCAGGACGTTGATCGTGATGATGGTGAGGCCATCGCCGGCGTGGGCCTCGTGGGCGCGCTTGAGAAAGCCGATTATCTGCGTGCAGTAGTGGCACATGTTGTGAGTAAAATACAGGATCAGCGGTTTGCCCAGCAGCTCGGGTAGGCGATAGACCTCGCCGGTCTCGTCCGGCAGCGCAAACGCCGGCGGGGGTTTGCCGACCGCGGCGATTTCGGCTGCCGCCGGGCCGGGCCGCGCCACGCTGGCCAGCATGGCCAAGGCGACAGCAGCGGCTCGCCATGCATAATTCGTTTGCCCGCTCACTACGCCACCTCGACGCGCGTGATGGTGAACTGCACTTGGTTTTCGTAGTTGGCCGGGTAGATCAGCGGAATGCCGTCGGCTTCGGCGTAGGCGTAAGCAAAGGTCTCGAGCAGATCGCCGCCCTGCTTCGGAGCCAAGGCGATGGCGCGTCCTTCGGAGACCTTGAAGCGGTTGGGTGAGAGCTTGCCGAAGAAGAAATTGCGGGCCGCGGGGTTCTTGTCTGCCTCTGACACATCCACCGGTACCCAGCCTGCGTCACGGTCATGGAAGCTGACCCAGCAGTGAGCGCCGGAGCAGTCACCGCTAAGCTGTCCGCTGGCGCCACCGGCGGCGGGCAGCGGGAAGCCTTGCTCCCAGCGCACGGGGATGCCGCGTGAGATCAGGATCGCCATGAACAAAGAATGGTAGTCGTCACACTTGCCGCGCTTGTGGCGCATAATCCATTGGGTATCGCCGGTGCCGCAGCCGGGGATCTGCTTGTCGTAAGAGAGCTCTTCGATGATGCCCTCGAACACCCGGCGCGCCACCTCCAGCGGTTGCTTGGCATCGCCGATGGCGTTGCGGGCGAATGCCTCCACTTCGTCCGTCATGCGCGTACGGGAGGTGTAACGCAGATATTTTGCCGCGCCGGCAGCGTCGAGCGCCTGCGCCGTGCTGCCGGCCTGCTTGCGGGCGACGTGATAGCGGGCGGTCAGCGACCAGTCGGCGGAGATGTGCTTGCTGGCGGCGCGCACGTGCACGATCTGGTTGCCGTAAGTCTCACTGGTGGTGGTCTCGTGGGGCAGCGTGCAGCTGACCGACAGTTTGCTGATCGCCTGCGCCGCGTCGGCCGGCGGCAGCGGCATCCAGAGATGAAAATCCTCGGCGTCAGCCGGCAGGTTGTGCACCACCGTGCGGTAGGTGACATCGAACTCCATCTGGCGCAGGCGGGTGATATCGACGCCGTCCGCGGTTGCGGCGCTTGCCAAACCGGCCCGCAGCGCCAGGCACGCCGCGCCGCTGTAGCCGGCCAAACGAAGGAAATCGCGACGGTCAATCCCGCGGCTGTGCAAAGGCGGAGGCTGAGCGGAGCGCACGGAGCATATCCTCCTTGTCCCAAAAGTAGGTATCGAATGCGGCGGTCGGTTTGCCGGTGGGGTCGATGACCAGCACCTTGATGGTGTGCCGGAGCGCCTCGCCGCCCGCGGCGGCCGCGCCCTCGACCGTGATGCCGAAGTCCTTGAGCACCCCCGCCACCCGCGGCTGCTCGCCGGTAAGAAAGAGCCAGCGCCGGTCTTGCTTCGGGTCGATGCCGTGCTTGGCGAAGTGCTTGAGGATCTCTTCCGGCGTGTCCGCCGCCGGATTCACGCTCACGTGGAGGTACTGCACGTTCGCCGGGCTAGTCAGCTCTTCGTCGAGGGCTTTGAGCATGTGGGTCAACATCGAGCAGCTGGCGGTGCACTTGGCGAAGGTAAATCCCAAGAGCGTGGTCTTGCCCGCCAGTGACTGGTTGGAGATCGTTTGCCCGTCCCAATTGGGTAAGGCGAAGCTTGGCAAGTCGGGCTGACGTTCGCTTGGAATCAACGCCCAGGCCAGTACCCCAACGCCGAGCAACAGGCCGGCACCGATCGCCGTGATGGCAGCCTTGCTCACGGTGGTCACCCCTGCTCGATCACCACTTCGGTGGGCTTGCTGTCTTTGACGTTTACGACCTTACCCTTAGTGACGCTGCCGGCGCGCCACACGCGCACCTGATGTTCTCCGGGCGGAACCTCGGGGATGGTAAAGCTGCCATCTTCCTTGGTGATGGCCGCGTAGGGATGATCGAAGACCAACACGAAAGCGTGCTCGTCGGGGTGGCGGTTACACACCACCTCGATGAAACCGGTCTCCTCACGGTAGCGGTGGAACGGTACGATCGGCTTGCGCACCTCGACCCCCGAATGCGGCAGGGCCACGTTGTAGACCGTGGCGCCGTAATGCAGCGGGCGCTGCGAGACTTCTTTCTGGTAGGCCAGCCGCATGTACAGGTGAGTGTTGTGCATCGTGCCGTCGTCGTTGCGCAGCACAAACGAGTTGCCAACGAAGCCGACGCTGAGAAACGGCTCGAACTTTCCGCCGGCCGTGTGCGTGATGACCGTATCCTGCTTGGGCACCGCGCTGCTGCTCACGCCCTCGATCCAAACCACCGCCGGTCCGTCTTCTATCGTGCCGGTGACCTTTCCCCGTACCTCCCCTGCTTCGGCTGACGCCGCCACTGCAAGCACGACCGCCAACTGCAAACAGGCTCTGCGTATCCCTTTCGTTCCCATGAGTGCGATTCCTATCCTTTCCTTCGAGGTTATTGCTTCACACCAAAGTGTCGGCCGCCACACGGCGCCGGAAAATAAGGTAGCTGAGCGCGAGCGGTACCGCCAGCCACAGCAGCAAGGCGGCCGCAACCAGCGCGCTCGGAGGAGCCGAGGGAATGGCGGTAGCCACCCCTAAGGGCGAGGTCGCCCCTGGCAGCCATTGGAAGCACAAGATACGAAATGCATCTGCCGGGTTGAGCAGTACCAGAATACCG encodes:
- a CDS encoding DUF748 domain-containing protein, yielding MTARFAWLNRWRRWIALLGVLLVIRAALPEAVRRLLVSQASQALHARVEIGDVDLSLLWGGIGLSDVTVRAAAGEADTPPLLAWKRLAVELRWLQLLGKTVRLREVVLESPRVALDRLEDGQLNLLALVPASAAPAATAATPAPQSTLGAETPAPANVGWGFGVDRLVLRDGRLRFHDLTIKESEPIEVTIEHVEVSDIAMRPGLYDEPSRMRLALALDQGALRLDARLTLREGGTALEADLEARNLPLHQTRLYIPTVGWSALQGALDAALAYRLDTVTRNELRGTVTLRDVAVRVPQLDEPALAWRNVTVKLDTLDLVGRRVAVSEVEIVGASLPVRPLGGDLLPLLAAASSPPANAGRTLDPTSSASASPAAGPAAAPWRWSVSSLRVTESRIRLLNAAASLDVGVGLTTSDLASDTDRRARMQLALTAGAGSVNAEGALRLFSPAFAGTVRITNLPLAEFAAVTSALPSNLLQAGRLGSELTIEAGLAAPGVDVGQLTSSDLRLRGRLSLAELRLGNAEPQGFTMGARSFDMAITELEIPGVLPGSSATARRTDDVHLRGRLAVADFQLAATDSKSFSVGVRSLDLPIKDLYVPRLLPAAQAAAPRPVRAVIGDLRLGGPTVQLARTATGIAVPKFSPASAPASEAPAPSAAAPPRPIEVEVDSIRLAGGRVAVVDRTVTPFFGGDLAPFAVELRELRWPALAVANLRAQATSAVLGKIEIFGGQKSGRGWIELNGEQIALPRLNPYAASFSSYRIASGNASIATKASFNGESYWSDTWLTLHDFGLEGGAGESLFEQQFGIPLSMALALMRDVHGDIVLGIPIEADAQGAKVDVLAVVGGALRRAIVNALASPLKLVGAVFGGDKNKAAAGPAPIACRVGRSDLTPAGAETIGQLAGLLATRPGIGVTLAATVTAGDVRGLSEQRLLQEWEGQGVLGKLQGLPQRDTRERVRRALAERAKDQWHSLKETVPFV
- a CDS encoding DUF481 domain-containing protein — its product is MLRTEAGLTAPLIDPISAKFVVRDEYDSRPSPGAKRNSLWVTLRLSLIW
- the mscL gene encoding large-conductance mechanosensitive channel protein MscL, translated to MLREFKEFAMRGNVVDMAVGIIIGAAFGKIVTSFVGDILMPPLGLLLGRMDFSNLFIALSGETYPSLAAAKAAGAPTINYGLFVNTVLDFLIVAFAIFILIRQVNRLQQPPAAAPITKACPYCVSAIAIKATRCPHCTSELKAA
- a CDS encoding TlpA family protein disulfide reductase encodes the protein MSGQTNYAWRAAAVALAMLASVARPGPAAAEIAAVGKPPPAFALPDETGEVYRLPELLGKPLILYFTHNMCHYCTQIIGFLKRAHEAHAGDGLTIITINVLADSDKLIRRYKDQFSLPFPMLAGKNVQLLRDYEVNYVPIVVFVGKDGLVRHIEHHYVLPEDFDREVQEIMGGSS
- a CDS encoding transglutaminase domain-containing protein, yielding MAGYSGAACLALRAGLASAATADGVDITRLRQMEFDVTYRTVVHNLPADAEDFHLWMPLPPADAAQAISKLSVSCTLPHETTTSETYGNQIVHVRAASKHISADWSLTARYHVARKQAGSTAQALDAAGAAKYLRYTSRTRMTDEVEAFARNAIGDAKQPLEVARRVFEGIIEELSYDKQIPGCGTGDTQWIMRHKRGKCDDYHSLFMAILISRGIPVRWEQGFPLPAAGGASGQLSGDCSGAHCWVSFHDRDAGWVPVDVSEADKNPAARNFFFGKLSPNRFKVSEGRAIALAPKQGGDLLETFAYAYAEADGIPLIYPANYENQVQFTITRVEVA
- a CDS encoding SCO family protein; amino-acid sequence: MSKAAITAIGAGLLLGVGVLAWALIPSERQPDLPSFALPNWDGQTISNQSLAGKTTLLGFTFAKCTASCSMLTHMLKALDEELTSPANVQYLHVSVNPAADTPEEILKHFAKHGIDPKQDRRWLFLTGEQPRVAGVLKDFGITVEGAAAAGGEALRHTIKVLVIDPTGKPTAAFDTYFWDKEDMLRALRSASAFAQPRD
- a CDS encoding carboxypeptidase regulatory-like domain-containing protein; translation: MGTKGIRRACLQLAVVLAVAASAEAGEVRGKVTGTIEDGPAVVWIEGVSSSAVPKQDTVITHTAGGKFEPFLSVGFVGNSFVLRNDDGTMHNTHLYMRLAYQKEVSQRPLHYGATVYNVALPHSGVEVRKPIVPFHRYREETGFIEVVCNRHPDEHAFVLVFDHPYAAITKEDGSFTIPEVPPGEHQVRVWRAGSVTKGKVVNVKDSKPTEVVIEQG